The following are encoded together in the Variovorax sp. PBS-H4 genome:
- the bfr gene encoding bacterioferritin, with the protein MKGDPQVIDYLQAQLKNELTAINQYFLHYRMLKHWGLDKLAKKEYEESIGEMKHADKLMDRIFMLDGLPNLQDLAKLRIGEDVPEILQCDLASETGAQATIKDGIAHCEAVRDYVSRDLLQGILDDTEEHIDFLETQIDLVGKVGLQNYLQSQMGEVE; encoded by the coding sequence ATGAAGGGCGACCCCCAAGTCATCGACTATCTGCAGGCGCAGCTGAAGAACGAGCTGACCGCGATCAATCAATATTTCCTGCACTACCGGATGCTCAAGCACTGGGGTTTGGACAAGCTGGCCAAGAAGGAATACGAAGAATCCATTGGCGAGATGAAGCACGCAGACAAGCTCATGGACCGCATCTTCATGCTGGACGGCCTGCCAAACCTGCAAGACCTGGCCAAGCTCCGCATAGGTGAAGACGTACCCGAAATCCTGCAGTGCGACCTTGCCTCCGAAACAGGTGCTCAGGCCACCATCAAGGACGGCATCGCCCACTGCGAGGCGGTTCGCGACTACGTTTCGCGCGACCTCCTGCAGGGTATTCTGGACGACACCGAAGAGCACATCGACTTTCTGGAGACCCAGATCGATCTGGTCGGCAAGGTCGGCCTGCAAAACTACCTGCAGTCGCAGATGGGCGAAGTCGAGTAA
- the ppsR gene encoding posphoenolpyruvate synthetase regulatory kinase/phosphorylase PpsR has product MHTRTVFFVSDGTGITAETFGNAVLAQFEIKPRHVRLPFTDTVDKAHQAVRRINHTAEVEGLRPIVFTTLANMEVLEVIETGCKGMLLDMFGTFVRPLEIELAMKSNHRIGRFSDVSKSKEYNARIQAIDFSLAHDDGQSNRDLESADVILIGVSRSGKTPTSLYLAMQHGLKAANYPLIPEDFERRQLPPALMPHRKKIFGLTIQPERLSEIRNERRPNSRYASIENCRHEVSEAEAMMRRAGIRWLSTTTKSIEEIATTILQELRPERLTY; this is encoded by the coding sequence ATGCACACACGCACCGTTTTCTTCGTCTCCGACGGCACCGGCATCACCGCCGAAACCTTCGGGAACGCCGTCTTGGCCCAGTTCGAGATCAAACCCCGCCATGTGCGGCTGCCCTTCACCGATACGGTGGACAAGGCGCACCAGGCGGTGCGCAGGATCAACCATACGGCGGAAGTGGAAGGGCTGCGCCCCATCGTCTTCACCACACTGGCGAACATGGAAGTACTGGAGGTGATCGAGACAGGTTGCAAGGGCATGCTGCTCGACATGTTCGGCACCTTCGTGCGGCCTCTCGAGATCGAGTTGGCGATGAAATCCAATCATCGCATCGGCCGGTTCAGCGACGTCAGCAAGAGCAAGGAATACAACGCCCGGATTCAGGCCATCGACTTCAGCCTGGCACATGACGATGGTCAAAGCAACCGCGATCTCGAAAGTGCCGACGTGATACTGATCGGGGTCAGCCGCAGCGGCAAGACACCGACCTCACTTTATCTCGCGATGCAGCACGGCCTGAAGGCGGCCAACTATCCGCTGATTCCCGAGGACTTCGAGCGCCGCCAGTTGCCGCCGGCGCTGATGCCGCACCGCAAGAAAATCTTCGGGCTCACGATCCAACCCGAGCGCCTGAGCGAGATCCGCAACGAGAGGCGGCCGAACTCGCGCTACGCAAGTATCGAGAACTGCCGGCATGAGGTGAGCGAGGCCGAGGCCATGATGCGGCGCGCCGGCATTCGATGGCTGTCCACCACGACGAAGTCGATCGAGGAGATCGCGACCACCATCCTGCAAGAACTGCGGCCAGAACGGCTGACCTACTGA
- the dnaB gene encoding replicative DNA helicase yields MSAVFSYADNDPSADRQIAQLRIPPHSIEAESSVLGGLLLDNGAWDRMGDLLVDSDFYRHEHKLIYAAIGALINASKPADVITVFEQLQNLGKAEEVGGLSYLNSLAQYVPSASNIRRYAEIVRERSILRKLVSASDEIATNAFNTQGKSVDKILDEAEQKIFNIGEEGSRMKQGFQSMESLVVELLDRVSEMAENPNDITGVRTGFYEFDKMTSGLQPGDMIVLAARPSMGKTSLAINIAEHVALNEGLPVAVFSMEMGASQLAVRIVGSIGRIDQGHLRTGKLSDEEWPRLTEAIEKLRNVSLHIDETPGLTTSELRANSRRLARQYGRLGLIVVDYLQLMSVSSSMNDENRATAVGEISRGLKMLAKELKCPVIALSQLSRGVESRTDKRPMMSDLRESGAIEQDADLIMFIYRDDYYNKDSKEPGVAEVIISKHRNGPTGTVKLAFLKPLTKFENLASGGDDF; encoded by the coding sequence ATGTCCGCCGTCTTTTCCTATGCCGACAACGACCCGTCGGCCGATCGCCAAATCGCGCAACTGCGCATCCCGCCGCATTCGATCGAGGCGGAGTCGAGCGTGCTCGGCGGTCTGTTGCTCGACAACGGCGCATGGGACCGCATGGGTGATCTGCTGGTTGACAGTGACTTCTACCGTCATGAGCACAAGCTGATCTACGCAGCCATCGGGGCACTGATCAACGCCAGTAAACCAGCCGACGTGATTACGGTCTTCGAGCAGCTGCAGAACCTGGGCAAGGCCGAGGAGGTGGGCGGTCTTAGCTACTTGAATTCGCTGGCGCAATACGTGCCTAGTGCCAGCAACATCCGCCGCTACGCCGAGATCGTGCGCGAGCGCTCGATCCTGCGCAAGCTGGTCAGCGCAAGTGACGAAATCGCCACCAATGCGTTCAACACGCAGGGCAAGTCCGTCGACAAGATCCTCGACGAGGCCGAGCAGAAAATCTTCAACATCGGCGAGGAAGGCTCGCGCATGAAGCAGGGCTTCCAGAGCATGGAATCCCTCGTGGTCGAATTGCTCGACCGCGTCAGCGAGATGGCGGAGAACCCGAACGACATCACGGGCGTGCGCACCGGTTTTTACGAGTTCGACAAGATGACGTCGGGCCTGCAGCCGGGTGACATGATCGTGCTGGCTGCGCGGCCTTCCATGGGCAAGACCTCGCTGGCGATCAACATTGCCGAGCACGTGGCGCTCAATGAGGGGCTGCCGGTAGCGGTGTTCTCGATGGAAATGGGGGCGTCCCAGCTGGCGGTGCGTATCGTCGGCTCCATTGGCCGCATCGATCAGGGTCACCTGCGCACCGGCAAGCTCAGCGACGAAGAATGGCCGCGCCTGACCGAGGCCATCGAGAAGCTGCGCAATGTGTCGCTGCACATCGACGAGACGCCGGGGCTAACCACCAGTGAGCTGCGTGCAAATTCGCGCCGATTGGCGCGCCAGTACGGAAGGCTTGGCCTGATCGTGGTCGACTACCTTCAGTTGATGAGCGTCTCCAGCAGCATGAATGACGAGAACCGAGCGACGGCGGTAGGCGAGATCTCCCGCGGGCTCAAGATGCTGGCCAAGGAGCTCAAGTGCCCGGTGATTGCCTTGTCGCAGCTCAGCCGTGGCGTGGAGAGCCGAACCGACAAACGTCCCATGATGAGCGACCTGCGCGAGTCCGGCGCCATCGAGCAGGATGCGGACTTGATCATGTTCATCTACCGCGACGACTACTACAACAAGGACAGCAAGGAGCCTGGTGTCGCCGAGGTGATCATCAGCAAGCACCGCAACGGCCCGACGGGCACGGTCAAGCTGGCCTTTCTCAAGCCGCTGACCAAGTTCGAGAACCTGGCCAGCGGCGGTGACGATTTTTAG
- the rplI gene encoding 50S ribosomal protein L9 produces MQVILLDKVVNLGVLGEIVKVKDGYARNFLIPSGRARRATEANKAEFEAKRVELEKAAAAKLTEAQAQGEKLGGTAVKLTQKAGVDGRLFGSVTNQDIADELNRQGYKIAKSQVRMPSGPIKTVGDSTVSVALHTDVVVDITVTVYGESA; encoded by the coding sequence ATGCAAGTCATACTTCTGGATAAGGTCGTCAACCTCGGCGTGCTGGGCGAAATCGTCAAGGTCAAGGACGGCTACGCTCGTAATTTCCTGATTCCCTCCGGTCGCGCTCGCCGTGCTACCGAGGCCAACAAGGCTGAGTTCGAAGCCAAGCGGGTCGAACTTGAAAAGGCCGCCGCCGCCAAGCTGACCGAGGCGCAGGCACAAGGGGAGAAGCTCGGCGGCACCGCCGTCAAGCTGACGCAGAAGGCCGGTGTCGACGGCCGCCTGTTCGGCTCCGTCACCAACCAAGACATCGCGGACGAGCTCAACAGGCAGGGATACAAGATCGCGAAGTCGCAAGTGCGTATGCCGAGCGGTCCGATCAAAACCGTCGGCGACAGCACCGTCAGCGTCGCCTTGCATACCGACGTGGTGGTCGACATTACTGTCACGGTTTACGGCGAAAGCGCTTAA
- the rpsF gene encoding 30S ribosomal protein S6, whose amino-acid sequence MRHYEIILLIHPDQSEQVPAMLERYKGMITAGGGKVHRVEDWGRRQLAYQINKLNKAHYLCVNIEAEQAVMAELEHAFKFNDAVLRHLTVVKKKADTGPSSMMKTVEREEARKAQQAEYAANNN is encoded by the coding sequence ATGCGTCACTATGAAATCATTCTGCTGATCCATCCGGATCAAAGCGAGCAAGTTCCAGCCATGCTGGAGCGCTACAAGGGCATGATCACCGCCGGCGGCGGCAAGGTCCATCGTGTCGAGGACTGGGGGCGCCGGCAACTGGCCTACCAGATCAACAAGCTCAACAAAGCGCATTACCTGTGCGTGAACATAGAGGCCGAGCAGGCCGTGATGGCCGAACTTGAGCATGCCTTCAAGTTCAACGATGCCGTCCTGCGCCATCTCACCGTCGTCAAGAAGAAGGCCGACACCGGCCCGTCGTCAATGATGAAGACGGTTGAGCGCGAAGAAGCTCGCAAGGCCCAGCAGGCCGAGTACGCCGCCAACAACAATTGA
- a CDS encoding (2Fe-2S)-binding protein translates to MIVCVCRRVSDREIARHARAGMTFDEVQFELGVATQCGQCESCARDVVAQCSASHPIAALNREAEPRSIQLANALTESRIWNSSRSSASA, encoded by the coding sequence ATGATCGTTTGCGTATGCCGCCGAGTGTCTGACCGTGAGATCGCGCGCCATGCCCGAGCGGGGATGACCTTTGACGAAGTGCAGTTCGAACTCGGCGTCGCCACCCAGTGCGGCCAATGCGAGAGCTGTGCACGCGACGTGGTCGCGCAGTGCAGCGCCTCCCATCCGATCGCCGCGCTCAACCGCGAAGCGGAGCCACGTTCGATCCAGCTTGCCAACGCACTGACGGAAAGCAGGATATGGAACTCTTCTCGGTCCTCGGCATCAGCCTGA
- the priB gene encoding primosomal replication protein N gives MSAAAVNQLVLTACVAELGALRFTPAGLPAIDLRVEHESTITEAAQPRQVRATLKAVAFGAVAERLARQALGSLWRFQGFLATPRNGKHPVLHIQDFQQD, from the coding sequence GTGAGCGCTGCCGCAGTCAATCAGCTCGTGCTGACTGCCTGCGTTGCCGAGCTCGGCGCCTTGCGCTTCACGCCTGCTGGTCTGCCCGCGATCGATTTGCGGGTCGAACACGAGTCGACAATAACCGAAGCGGCCCAGCCGCGGCAGGTCAGGGCGACTCTCAAGGCCGTTGCGTTTGGCGCGGTTGCAGAGCGGCTGGCGAGGCAGGCACTTGGAAGTCTCTGGCGTTTCCAGGGCTTTCTGGCCACACCGCGCAATGGCAAGCACCCAGTGCTGCACATCCAGGATTTTCAGCAAGATTAA
- a CDS encoding FUSC family protein: MSDSTWRQGLQLAAAVLLSYLTSTALRLPEGFWAVMSALIVVRPSTVSTLGAGWDRMRATAAGAGVGLGGVWLQDHFGFDSTAAVLGTIALLAAASAWRSSMRNVPIAALIVLSSGAMAGHSALQVAGLRVAQIAIGVASGVVVSLLGVQWNARARFDAACASALRKMAEHVVSDLGARTPPAHEKEAAAAELRLALRELAVQAASADREARFWRRLSRCWRELPQRSETARCVGLARLTIRTAHDAALLGRLADSATMGRDDPAWTSLAQAANRALSTTANSIEGHGPPELGLLRPFAAKVTLPAGELQAPLAPPIPWIAPAARLLMQDLTSLAGRAAC, translated from the coding sequence ATGAGCGACTCGACCTGGCGCCAGGGCTTGCAACTGGCGGCAGCCGTGCTGCTGTCTTACCTCACATCCACGGCCCTGCGGCTGCCGGAAGGCTTCTGGGCCGTGATGAGCGCCCTGATCGTGGTGCGCCCCAGCACTGTTTCCACACTTGGCGCAGGCTGGGATCGCATGCGTGCCACGGCTGCGGGGGCAGGCGTCGGGTTGGGGGGTGTCTGGCTGCAGGACCACTTCGGCTTCGACTCGACGGCAGCAGTGCTGGGCACCATAGCTCTTCTCGCAGCAGCCAGCGCGTGGCGCTCGTCCATGCGCAACGTGCCGATTGCCGCCTTGATCGTGCTCTCGAGCGGTGCAATGGCGGGCCATTCGGCGCTGCAGGTCGCTGGGTTGAGAGTGGCCCAGATCGCCATCGGGGTGGCAAGCGGCGTTGTCGTTTCGCTGTTGGGAGTTCAATGGAACGCCCGCGCGCGTTTTGACGCGGCGTGTGCATCGGCGTTGCGCAAGATGGCTGAGCACGTCGTGAGCGATTTGGGAGCGCGGACGCCCCCGGCGCACGAGAAGGAAGCCGCCGCAGCCGAGCTGCGGCTCGCGCTGCGGGAGCTGGCGGTACAGGCAGCAAGCGCAGATCGCGAAGCCAGGTTCTGGCGGCGTCTGAGCCGCTGCTGGCGCGAACTCCCGCAACGCAGCGAGACCGCCCGCTGTGTCGGCCTCGCGCGACTGACGATCCGGACCGCGCACGACGCCGCCCTGTTGGGGCGCCTGGCCGACAGCGCAACGATGGGGCGTGACGATCCGGCATGGACGAGCCTGGCACAAGCTGCGAACCGAGCGTTGTCGACAACGGCGAACAGCATCGAAGGCCACGGTCCTCCCGAGCTTGGCCTGTTGCGTCCTTTCGCGGCGAAAGTCACCTTGCCCGCCGGGGAGCTTCAAGCTCCGCTCGCACCTCCGATTCCGTGGATCGCACCGGCAGCACGCTTGCTGATGCAGGATCTCACGAGCCTCGCCGGTCGAGCCGCCTGTTAA
- the ahpF gene encoding alkyl hydroperoxide reductase subunit F, producing MLDAGTKAQLKSYLDRITQPVEIVASLDDSKASIDLQSLLNDVAESSSLVKVIESRDDNHRKPSFSINRPSQSNGPRFAGLPMGHEFTSLILALLQVGGYPPKVEQAVLEQIRALEGDFEFEVYISLTCHNCPDVVQALNLMAVQNPSIRTTMIDGSLFQDEVKERQVMAVPTVFLNGTEFGQGRMSLEEILAKIDTSGVEREAKKIAAKDPFDVLIVGGGPAGAAAAVYAARKGIRTGIASERFGGQVLDTLGIENFISIKETEGPRFALALEEHVRHYEVDIMNLQRASALVPGKDLIEIKLENGASLKSRSVVLSTGARWRNINVPGEQEYKNKGVAYCPHCDGPLFKGKRVAVIGGGNSGVEAAIDLAGIVGHVTLLEFDTQLRADAVLQRKLKSLANVEIVTNAQTTEITGDQQKVDGLIYKDRATGETRKVALEGVFVQIGLVPNTDWLKGTLELSKHGEIVVDAKGQTSVPGVFAAGDATTVPFKQIIIAAGDGAKAALSAFDHLIRTSAPAEKGATAEAVA from the coding sequence ATGCTCGACGCCGGCACCAAAGCACAACTGAAAAGCTATCTCGATCGCATTACGCAGCCCGTGGAAATCGTCGCCTCGCTCGATGACAGCAAGGCGTCGATCGACCTGCAATCGCTGCTGAATGATGTGGCGGAGTCGTCATCGCTGGTGAAGGTCATCGAGAGCCGCGACGACAACCACCGCAAGCCATCGTTCTCGATCAATCGCCCAAGCCAGAGCAACGGCCCGCGTTTCGCCGGCTTGCCCATGGGTCACGAGTTCACATCGCTCATTCTGGCGCTGCTCCAGGTCGGCGGCTACCCGCCTAAGGTGGAGCAGGCCGTTCTCGAGCAGATCCGCGCGCTGGAGGGCGACTTCGAGTTCGAGGTCTACATTTCGCTCACCTGCCACAACTGCCCGGACGTCGTGCAGGCGCTCAACCTGATGGCTGTGCAGAACCCGAGCATCAGGACCACCATGATCGACGGCTCGCTCTTTCAGGACGAGGTGAAGGAACGCCAGGTCATGGCTGTTCCCACGGTTTTCCTGAACGGCACCGAGTTCGGCCAGGGCCGCATGAGCCTGGAAGAAATTCTTGCGAAGATCGACACCAGCGGCGTCGAGCGCGAGGCGAAGAAGATCGCCGCCAAGGATCCCTTCGACGTCTTGATCGTGGGCGGCGGTCCCGCCGGGGCGGCGGCGGCGGTCTATGCCGCGCGCAAGGGCATCCGGACCGGCATCGCCTCCGAGCGCTTCGGCGGCCAGGTGCTCGACACGTTGGGCATCGAAAACTTCATTTCGATCAAGGAAACAGAGGGCCCTCGCTTCGCCCTGGCGCTCGAAGAGCATGTGCGCCACTACGAAGTCGACATCATGAATCTCCAGCGCGCATCGGCACTGGTGCCCGGCAAGGACCTGATAGAGATCAAGCTCGAGAACGGTGCCTCGCTCAAGAGCCGCTCCGTCGTGCTATCGACGGGCGCACGTTGGCGCAACATCAATGTACCGGGCGAGCAGGAGTACAAGAACAAGGGCGTGGCCTATTGCCCGCACTGTGACGGGCCGCTCTTCAAGGGCAAGCGTGTGGCGGTCATAGGCGGCGGCAACTCGGGCGTCGAAGCCGCTATCGATCTGGCCGGCATCGTCGGCCATGTCACGTTGCTCGAGTTCGACACCCAACTGCGTGCAGACGCGGTGCTGCAGCGCAAGCTGAAGAGCCTTGCCAACGTCGAGATCGTCACCAACGCGCAGACCACCGAAATCACTGGCGACCAGCAGAAGGTCGACGGCCTGATCTACAAGGACCGCGCGACAGGCGAGACCCGCAAGGTTGCGCTGGAGGGCGTGTTCGTCCAGATCGGCCTGGTGCCCAACACAGACTGGCTGAAGGGCACGCTCGAGCTCTCGAAGCACGGCGAGATCGTGGTCGACGCGAAGGGTCAGACCTCGGTGCCCGGCGTGTTCGCGGCCGGCGATGCGACGACGGTCCCGTTCAAGCAGATCATCATCGCGGCCGGTGATGGCGCGAAGGCGGCGCTCAGCGCCTTCGACCACCTGATCCGTACCTCGGCACCGGCAGAAAAAGGCGCAACAGCCGAGGCCGTGGCTTAA
- the ahpC gene encoding alkyl hydroperoxide reductase subunit C, protein MSLINTEIVPFKATAYHNGKFVPVSNESFKGKWSVVVFYPADFTFVCPTELGDLADHYAEFQKLGVEIYGVSTDTHFTHKAWHDTSDTIAKVKYPLIGDPSQQLARAFQVLIEEGEDAGLAYRGTFVIDPEGKIKTVEVHDNGIGRDAAELLRRVKAAQYVAAHPGEVCPAKWTEGAETLKPSFDLVGKI, encoded by the coding sequence ATGTCCCTGATCAACACAGAAATCGTCCCGTTCAAAGCCACCGCATATCACAACGGCAAGTTTGTCCCGGTCAGCAATGAAAGCTTCAAGGGCAAGTGGTCTGTCGTCGTCTTCTATCCGGCCGACTTCACCTTCGTGTGCCCGACCGAACTCGGCGACCTGGCCGATCACTACGCGGAATTCCAGAAGCTCGGGGTCGAGATCTACGGCGTGTCGACGGACACCCACTTCACGCACAAGGCTTGGCATGACACCTCCGACACCATCGCCAAGGTCAAGTACCCCCTGATCGGCGACCCCAGCCAGCAGCTCGCACGCGCCTTCCAGGTCCTGATCGAGGAAGGCGAAGACGCCGGCCTTGCTTATCGTGGCACCTTCGTGATCGACCCCGAAGGCAAGATCAAGACCGTTGAGGTGCACGACAACGGTATTGGCCGCGACGCCGCCGAATTGCTGCGTCGCGTGAAGGCTGCCCAGTATGTTGCCGCTCACCCGGGTGAAGTCTGCCCTGCGAAGTGGACCGAGGGCGCCGAGACGCTCAAGCCGTCGTTCGACCTGGTCGGCAAGATCTAA
- the rpsR gene encoding 30S ribosomal protein S18, whose translation MATFKKFNKDKRPKRNTQSLLFKRKRFCRFTVAGVEEIDYKDIDTLRDFISENGKIIPARLTGTRAIYQRQLNTAIKRARFLAMVPYSDQHRV comes from the coding sequence ATGGCCACGTTCAAGAAGTTCAACAAGGACAAGCGTCCGAAGCGCAACACCCAATCGCTGCTGTTCAAGCGCAAGCGCTTCTGCCGCTTCACTGTCGCCGGTGTCGAAGAGATCGACTACAAGGACATCGACACCCTGCGCGATTTCATCAGCGAGAACGGCAAGATCATCCCCGCGCGGCTTACCGGCACGCGCGCGATCTATCAGCGTCAGCTCAACACCGCGATCAAGCGTGCCCGCTTTCTCGCGATGGTGCCTTACAGCGACCAGCATCGCGTTTAA
- the ppsA gene encoding phosphoenolpyruvate synthase: MSALFEATALVVPFENLRMTDVESVGGKNASLGEMISQLPQGVRVPTGFATTAHAFRQFLAHDGLADRISKKLESLDTEDVRALAAAGAEIRAMVEAQPFPADLEQAIKAAFAELSAGNPEASFAVRSSATAEDLPDASFAGQQETFLNVVGIEDVLHKMKEVFASLYNDRAISYRVHKGFAHDVVALSAGVQRMVRSDLGAAGVMFTIDTESGFDGVVFITSSYGLGETVVQGAVNPDEFYVHKPMLKAGKRAVIRRNLGSKLVHMEFANAAEKAGTGKLVKTTDVPTEQRNRYSLTDAEVEQLAKYALVIEEHYGRPMDIEWGKDGTDGQLYILQARPETVKSQQQGKAEQRYKLLAKGPVLAEGRAIGQKIGTGPVRLVHSISEMDKVQPGDVLVTDMTDPNWEPVMKRASAIVTNRGGRTCHAAIIARELGIPAVVGCGDATDLLKDGTLVTVSCAEGDTGFIYDGLLETEVTEVQRGEMPEIDIKLMMNVGNPQLAFDFAQLPNHGVGLARLEFIINNNIGVHPKAILDYPNVDADLKKAVESVARGHASPRAFYIDKVAEGIATIGAAFWPKPVIVRLSDFKSNEYRKLIGGSRYEPEEENPMLGFRGAARYLSEDFGEAFAMECEALKRVRNEMGLTNVQIMVPFVRTLGQAARVTGLLGDHGLKRGENDLKLIMMCEVPSNAILPEEFLEFFDGFSIGSNDLTQLTLGLDRDSGLELLAADFDERDPAVKALLARVIKACKEKGKYVGICGQGPSDHPDFAIWLAEQGIESISLNPDSVIDTWQQLAQR; this comes from the coding sequence ATGTCTGCACTCTTCGAAGCGACCGCCCTGGTCGTACCGTTTGAGAACCTGAGAATGACCGACGTCGAGTCGGTCGGCGGCAAGAACGCCAGCCTCGGCGAAATGATTTCCCAACTCCCGCAAGGAGTGCGCGTGCCGACCGGTTTCGCGACCACGGCGCATGCGTTCCGGCAATTCCTGGCCCACGATGGTCTCGCCGATCGCATCAGCAAAAAGCTCGAAAGCCTGGACACGGAAGACGTCCGTGCCCTGGCCGCAGCAGGCGCCGAGATCCGGGCCATGGTCGAGGCGCAGCCATTCCCCGCCGACCTGGAGCAGGCGATCAAGGCGGCTTTCGCCGAACTGAGCGCAGGCAACCCCGAGGCCTCTTTTGCCGTGCGCTCGTCGGCCACCGCGGAAGACTTGCCCGACGCCTCCTTCGCCGGCCAGCAGGAAACTTTCCTCAACGTGGTGGGCATCGAGGATGTGCTTCACAAAATGAAGGAAGTGTTCGCCTCCCTCTATAACGACCGCGCCATCAGCTACCGCGTCCACAAGGGCTTCGCCCACGACGTCGTAGCGTTATCGGCGGGTGTGCAGCGCATGGTGCGCAGCGACCTGGGCGCCGCAGGCGTGATGTTCACCATCGACACCGAGTCTGGCTTTGACGGCGTGGTTTTTATTACCTCCAGCTACGGGCTGGGTGAAACGGTGGTGCAAGGCGCCGTGAACCCGGACGAGTTCTACGTGCACAAGCCCATGCTCAAGGCGGGCAAGCGCGCAGTGATTCGCCGCAACCTCGGCTCCAAGCTGGTCCATATGGAATTCGCCAATGCGGCCGAGAAGGCCGGCACCGGCAAGCTGGTAAAGACCACCGATGTTCCGACCGAGCAGCGCAACCGCTACTCGCTCACCGATGCCGAGGTGGAGCAGTTGGCCAAGTACGCGCTGGTGATCGAGGAGCACTACGGCCGCCCGATGGACATCGAGTGGGGCAAGGACGGCACCGACGGCCAGCTCTACATCCTCCAGGCCCGCCCGGAGACTGTGAAGAGCCAGCAGCAGGGCAAGGCCGAGCAGCGCTACAAGCTGTTGGCCAAGGGCCCCGTGCTGGCCGAGGGCCGTGCGATCGGCCAAAAGATCGGCACCGGGCCGGTTCGCCTGGTCCACAGCATCAGCGAGATGGACAAGGTTCAGCCTGGCGACGTGCTGGTGACCGACATGACGGATCCGAACTGGGAGCCGGTGATGAAGCGTGCCTCCGCCATCGTCACCAATCGCGGCGGGCGCACCTGCCATGCCGCGATCATCGCGCGTGAGCTCGGGATCCCGGCGGTCGTCGGCTGCGGCGACGCGACCGACCTGCTCAAAGATGGCACGCTCGTCACGGTGAGCTGCGCTGAGGGCGACACTGGCTTCATCTACGACGGCCTGCTCGAGACCGAAGTGACCGAAGTCCAGCGCGGCGAGATGCCGGAAATCGACATAAAACTCATGATGAACGTGGGCAACCCTCAGCTGGCGTTCGACTTCGCCCAGTTGCCGAACCACGGCGTCGGCCTGGCGCGGCTCGAATTCATCATCAACAACAACATCGGCGTGCACCCGAAGGCGATCCTCGACTATCCGAACGTTGATGCCGACCTCAAGAAGGCGGTCGAATCGGTTGCTCGGGGCCACGCTTCTCCGCGCGCCTTCTATATTGACAAAGTGGCCGAGGGCATCGCCACCATCGGCGCGGCCTTTTGGCCCAAGCCGGTGATCGTGCGCCTGTCGGATTTCAAGTCCAACGAGTACCGCAAGCTGATCGGCGGCAGCCGCTACGAGCCGGAGGAAGAGAACCCGATGCTCGGCTTTCGCGGCGCTGCACGCTACCTCAGCGAAGATTTTGGCGAGGCTTTCGCAATGGAATGTGAAGCGCTCAAGCGCGTACGCAACGAAATGGGGCTAACCAATGTGCAGATCATGGTGCCCTTTGTTCGTACCCTGGGCCAGGCGGCGCGCGTGACCGGATTGCTCGGTGACCACGGCCTCAAGCGCGGCGAGAACGACCTCAAGCTCATCATGATGTGCGAGGTGCCCAGCAATGCAATCCTTCCCGAGGAGTTTCTGGAATTCTTCGATGGTTTCTCGATCGGGTCGAACGACTTGACGCAGCTCACGCTGGGACTCGACCGGGACTCCGGTCTCGAACTTCTGGCGGCAGATTTCGACGAACGCGACCCCGCCGTCAAGGCCTTGTTGGCGCGCGTGATCAAGGCCTGCAAGGAAAAGGGCAAGTACGTGGGCATCTGTGGACAGGGTCCCAGCGACCATCCTGACTTTGCCATCTGGCTGGCCGAGCAGGGCATCGAATCGATCTCGCTCAACCCGGACAGCGTGATCGACACCTGGCAACAGCTGGCGCAGCGCTGA
- a CDS encoding MarR family winged helix-turn-helix transcriptional regulator has protein sequence MASPSADTLHTAVRLRASISQLTRHLRAQSAESAGSARLSVLGQLYRRGPLSPTELALHERVKLQTLTRLLAEIGREGLIERRADTGDARKSILSLTDAGARLLGAEVHRRETSLAAAIAECLSKGERADLLAACELIDRVAQSLELPPRSQPAPPLKA, from the coding sequence GTGGCAAGCCCTTCCGCCGACACCCTGCACACCGCCGTACGACTGCGTGCGTCGATCTCACAACTGACCCGGCATCTTCGCGCGCAAAGCGCCGAGTCCGCCGGCTCGGCACGCCTCAGTGTGCTCGGGCAGCTGTACCGGCGCGGCCCGCTGAGCCCGACCGAATTGGCGCTGCATGAGCGCGTCAAGCTCCAAACGCTCACACGGCTGTTGGCGGAGATCGGGAGAGAGGGGCTGATTGAACGCCGCGCCGATACAGGTGACGCGCGCAAATCCATTCTTTCTCTGACCGACGCAGGCGCGCGGTTGCTGGGAGCCGAGGTCCATCGCAGGGAAACCTCGCTCGCAGCCGCGATCGCGGAATGCCTGAGCAAAGGTGAGCGCGCGGATCTGCTTGCGGCCTGCGAACTGATCGACCGCGTCGCCCAATCACTGGAATTGCCACCGCGGTCTCAGCCAGCTCCGCCCCTCAAGGCATGA